The region CTCGTCTTCGACTCCGGCGGCCGCGGCGGCCTTGGTGGACACTCCCGTCACCGCTCCGGCGACCGAGAGCGTCGCCGCTACCGCCAGGGCAACCAAGCGGATGATCACTTGGGCACTCCCTTCTGGATGGGGTGTTGGCGATCAGTCTGGAAAGCCCTTCGAAATGTGTCAACGAAGATCCGAAATGTTTCATAGATCAGTCACATATCCGCCCGCACGAGCTGCGAATACACCCGAATGAGCGCCGAAACTTTCGGGGTCGGGCGTCCCCGGTGAGAAGCATGGGCTGCGGGGTAGTCGCCAGCCAGGCACGGGAACACGTGCCGGATCGGGGGGCTGATGCTCGGGCTGCCTGACGGAGTCCGCGGGTGTCTCTTCGACATGGACGGCGTGCTGACGCGCACCGCGACCGTGCACGCCGCCGCGTGGAAGTCGATGTTCGACGAGTTCCTGCGGCGGTGGGCCGGCCGGACGGGGCAGCCGTTCGTGCCGTTCGACGCCGTCGCCGACTACGACCGCTACGTCGACGGCAAGGAGCGGCTGGACGGCACGAGGAGCTTCCTGCGGTCGAGAGGGATCAGCCTGCCCGAGGGGTCGCCCGGCGATCCGCAGGACGCCATGACCGTGCACGGCCTGAGCAACAGGAAGAACGCGCTCGTCCAGACGGTCATCGACAGGGACGGCGTGGAGACGTTCCCCGGCTCCGTCCGGTACGTGCTGGCCGCCCGGGACGCGGGGCTGCGCAGGGCCGTCGTGTCGTCGAGCGCGAACACCGAGCGGGTCCTGTCGGCCGCCGGCCTCACCGGCCATTTCGAGGCGCGCGTCGACGGTGTGGTGGCCCAGAGGCGGCATCTCGCCGGCAAGCCGGCCCCGGACATGTACCTGGCGGGAGCCGAGGCGCTGGGGCTGAAGCCGTCGGAGGCGGCGGTGTTCGAGGACGCGCTGGCGGGGGTGGCGGCGGGCCGGGCCGGGCGGTTCGCCTTCGTCGTCGGCGTCGACCGGACCGGACAGGCGGACGCGTTGCGCGACCACGGCGCCGACATCGTCGTGAGCGACCTCTCCGAGCTGCTGGACCCGCGCGATGAGGCGGCGCGATGATCCGGCATCCGGCGTTCTGCGTCGAGCCGTGGTCGGTGCGGGAGTGCCGGCTCGACCTGGACGTGCTGGCGCAGACCGAGTCGGTGTTCGCGCTGTCCAACGGGCACGTCGGCCTGCGCGGCAACCTCGAGGAGGGCGAGCCGTACGGGGAGCCGGGCACCTATCTCGGCGGGTTCTACGAGGTGCGGCCGCTGCCGTACGCCGAGACCGCCTACGGCTATCCCGAGTCCGGGCAGACGGTGGTGAACGTCACCAACGGCAAGGTGATCCGGCTGCTGGTCGACGACGAGCCGTTCGACGTGCGGTACGGCACGCTGCACGAGCACGAGCGGGTCCTGGACCTGCGCGCGGGGACGCTGACCCGCAGGGCTCTGTGGAGCTCGCCGACCGGGGGTCAGGTGCGGATCACGTCCACGCGGCTGGTGTCCTTCACCCATCGCGCGGTGGCCGCGATCCGGTACGAGGTCGAGGCCGTGGACGACTCCAGGCACGTGGTCGTGCAGTCGGAGCTCGTCGCCAACGAGACCCGCCAGTACACGAGCGGAGACCCGCGCGTGGCCGCCCCGCTGGAGTCGCCGCTGGTCCTGGAGGAGAACCTGCCGGCCAAGGACGGCGTGGCGATCATGGTCCACCACACCCGGGCCAGCGGCCTGCGGGTGGCCGCCGCCATGTGCCACGAGATCGACGGGCCGGACGGCACCCGGATCGACGCGCAGGGCAGCGCCGACGTCAGCCGGGTGACCGTCGCCACGCGCCTGCCGCCGGGCCGGCGGCTGCGGCTGGTCAAGTTCTTCTCGTACGGCTGGTCGGCCCGGCGTTCCCGGCCCGCCATGCACGACCAGGTGGTCGCGGCGCTGGCGGCCGCCCGGCTGGTCGGCTGGGACGGGTTGTGCTCGGATCAACGGCAGTTCCTCGACGCGTTCTGGGAGAGCGCGGACGTGGAGGTCGAGGGCGACGCCGAGGTGCAGCAGGCCGTACGTTTCGGGATGTTCCACCTGCTGCAGTCGGCCGCGCGCCTGGAGGACCGCCCCATCCCGGCCAAGGGGCTGACCGGCTCGGGCTATGACGGGCATGCCTTCTGGGACACCGAGATCTTCGTGCTGCCTGTGCTCACCTACACCTACCCGCGGGCCGTGGCGGACGCGCTGTCGTGGCGGAGGTCGACCCTGCCGATGGCGGAGGCGCGCGCCACGCAGCTCGGGCTGTCCGGGGCCGCCTTCCCGTGGCGGACGATCCACGGCGAGGAGTGCTCTGGCTACTGGCCCGCCGGGACCGCGGCGTTCCACATCAACGCCGACATCGCCCACGCGGTCACGCACTACGTCGACGCCACCGGTGACACGGCGTTCGAACGCGACACCGGCCTGCCGCTGCTGACCGGGACGGCCCGGCTGTGGTGTGCCCTCGGCCATCACGAGAGCGATGGGCGGTACCGCATCGACGGCGTGACCGGTCCCGACGAGTACAGCGCCGTCGCCGACAACAACGTCTACACCAACCTGATGGCCCAGCAGAACCTGCGTGAGGCGGCCGAGGCGGCCGCCGGCCATCCCGATCTGGCGGCGCGGCTCGGGATCACCGAGGAGGAGATCACGAGGTGGCGGGACGCGGCGAACGCGATGACCGTCTGCTATGACGAGCGGCTGGGCGTCCATCAGCAGAGCGAGGGCTTCACCCGGCACGGAGTCTGGAACTTCGCCGCCACGAAGCCGGACCAGTACCCGCTGCTCCTGCACTTCCCCTACTTCGACCTCTACCGGCGGCAGGTGGTCAAGCAGGCCGACCTCGTGCTGGCGCTGCACCTGCGCGGCGACGCGTTCACGCCCGAGCAGAAGGCCCGCGACTTCGCCTACTACGAGGCGCTGACGGTTCGCGACTCGTCGTTGTCCGCCTGCACCCAGGCAGTGATCGCCGCCGAGGTGGGGCAGCTCGAACTCGCCGGCCGTTACCTCGGCGAGGCGGCCATGATGGACCTGGCGGACCTGGAGCGGAACACCGTCGACGGACTCCACATGGCCTCGCTGGCCGGGGTGTGGATCTCCCTTGTCGCGGGCTTCGGCGGGATGCGCGCCGGCGAGGGCCGGATGTGCTTCGCCCCGAGGCTGCCGCCGGGCGTCACCCGGCTGGGCTTCCGGCTGCGCTACCGCGGCAGTCTGCTGCACGTCGGCGTCACGAGCGAGACGACGAGCTACCGGCTGCTGGAGGGCCCGCCGATCACGTTGACCCATCACGGCGAGCCGTTCCCGCTGCGCACGGAGCCGGTCACCCTGCCGAACCCGCCGGCGCCGGCGCCGCGGCAGCAGATCCACCAGCCACCCGGCCGTGAGCCCGCCTCCCGCCGGCCTTCATGACCGGCCTCCCACCGGCTGGGCGGAGCGCTGCCCGAGCCGGCGCAGCGGCCGGACGCCTTGGGGGCCGCCCTCGGAGAGCGGCGCTTCTCCCGTCTCCATGATCTGCTTGAAGCGGCGCAGATCATCGCGGATCTGCTGCTCCGGGTACTCGCCGAACATCCTGGCCACCGTGGCGCCGACCGCCCGGCCGCGACCGCGGTACTCCAGCGTGACGTGGACCGCCGTACCGCGCCCGGCGGGGCCGTCGGTGAACCTGACCGAACCGCTCGTGGCGACCATGGAGCCGCGCACCGACGCCCAGGCGATCAGCTCGCCGGCCTGCTCGTCCAGGATCTCCGCCTCCCACTCCACGGTCGCCGTCGGGACCCTGGCCCGCCACCGCGAGCGGCGCTCCGCCGTGGCGCCACGGCGGCCGTCGCCGCGACCGCCCTCCGGGGTCTCCGGCCCGGGGCTCTGGAACGGCGCGAGCGGCGCGAGGCTCTCGAACGGCCTGAGCGGCCCGAGCGGCTCGCCACCGCCCTGCCCAGCAGGGCCAGGTCCAGCACGTCGCCCACGACGCGGCTCCAGGTCCACGGCCCGGGCCGGCGGCTGCCCAGCAGCGCCGCCCCGTGCACCAGCTGCCGCGTGCCCACCATGCGCGTCACCGTCCTGGCCAGGCGGGAGTCGTCGACGCCGCTCAGGCGGTTGATGGTGCGCGGCGCGGCCAGCTGCACCGTGCCCAGCGCGAGGCTGACCCAGCCCAGCGCGCGGGCCAGGGTGTCGGATTTCGTGCTCATGCGTCCCCTCACATGACTGCGTGCCGTACGAGCGGCGGACGTCTCCAGGCCATGAAGGTTTCGCGTGGCGCGATCAGCTCGTGCCGGACTCCCCCGCGCTCCGGCCAGTACCCGATTGACCTGCTATGACACCCTCAGCCGAGGGGAAGGCGAAGGACGAACCGGCTGCCGTGGGGGCTGTCCTCGATCTGGAGGGTGCCGTCGTGCGCCTCGGCGATCTGCCGGGCGATCGACAGGCCCAGGCCGGTGCCTCCGGCGTCCCTGTCGCGGGCCTTGTCCAGCCGGGTGAAGCGCTGGAAGACCAGCTCGCGCTTGTCCGGGTCGATGCCGGGCCCGTTGTCGACCACTTCGAGTATCGCGACGCCGTGCGGGTAGCGCTGGGCGTCACGTTTGCAGCTCGGCTCACGCCGTACGTGGAAGGCGACGGTCGTGGCGGCGTGCCGCTCAGCGTTGTCGATCAGGTTGGTGAGCAGGCGCGACAGTTGAAACCGGTCGCCGGTCACCACCACGCCGGGCTCGAGCGCGTACTCGAACCGCTTGTCCGGCTTCGGCCGCCTCTCGCACTCCGAGGCCACGAACTCGGCCAGGTCGATGGGCTCGCGCTGGCCCGCCCTGCCCGCCTCCAGCCGCGCTATGGTCAGCAGGTCGCCCACGATCGCCTCGAGCCGGTCCAGGCTGGACAGAACGGTGTTGCCCAGCCTGGGCACGCTGGTCTCCTCGGGCGCGTGCAGAGCGTCCTCGACCTCGGCCCGTATGGCGGCGATGGGGGTACGCAGCTCGTGGGAGGCGTCCGAGGTGAAATGGCGCTGCTGGTTCATCGCGGTCTCCAGCCGGGCCAGCGTCCGGTTGACGCTGTCGGCCAGGTCGTGGATCTCGTCCCGGCTCGGCGGGAGTGGCACCCGCCGCTCGGGGCAGGTCTCGGTGATCCTGTCGAGTTCCGCCCGGATGGCGGACACCGGCCTGAGGGACGCGTTGACGATCCGGTGGCCGATCCCGGTGATCGCCACAGCCATCAGCACCGCCGCGCCGATCACGATCCCGGCCAGCCACGGATCGACGTACGGAGGAATCAGCGGGGAGGAAGCGTAAACGACCCAGTCCTGCCCCTCCCGGTACGCGGACTGCGCGACCACCATGTGGCACTCGCCGGAAGGGAAGACCTGGCCGCATACGACGCCAGTGATGATCTTCCTGCCGTCGGGGTTGAAGCTCGACATCGCCGGCTTGCCCCGCAGCGGCGGCGTCGATGCGACGACCCGCCTCGTGGCGTCGACGATCTGCAGGTTGCGGCCTCTGTGCTCGACCAGCGGCGTGCCCAGCTCGTTGTGCTCAACCTCGTGGGCCACCCGGCCACCGGCCGCGGCGAGCTCACCGACGAGGTTTCCCATCTCGAACCGGTAAACCGCGATCATGACCGTCGCAGCGAGGAGCGCCGAC is a window of Nonomuraea helvata DNA encoding:
- a CDS encoding beta-phosphoglucomutase family hydrolase codes for the protein MLGLPDGVRGCLFDMDGVLTRTATVHAAAWKSMFDEFLRRWAGRTGQPFVPFDAVADYDRYVDGKERLDGTRSFLRSRGISLPEGSPGDPQDAMTVHGLSNRKNALVQTVIDRDGVETFPGSVRYVLAARDAGLRRAVVSSSANTERVLSAAGLTGHFEARVDGVVAQRRHLAGKPAPDMYLAGAEALGLKPSEAAVFEDALAGVAAGRAGRFAFVVGVDRTGQADALRDHGADIVVSDLSELLDPRDEAAR
- a CDS encoding SRPBCC family protein — protein: MDLEPRRGRRAGPGPAGQGGGEPLGPLRPFESLAPLAPFQSPGPETPEGGRGDGRRGATAERRSRWRARVPTATVEWEAEILDEQAGELIAWASVRGSMVATSGSVRFTDGPAGRGTAVHVTLEYRGRGRAVGATVARMFGEYPEQQIRDDLRRFKQIMETGEAPLSEGGPQGVRPLRRLGQRSAQPVGGRS
- a CDS encoding HAMP domain-containing sensor histidine kinase, which encodes MTLFTGVVATLLSALLAATVMIAVYRFEMGNLVGELAAAGGRVAHEVEHNELGTPLVEHRGRNLQIVDATRRVVASTPPLRGKPAMSSFNPDGRKIITGVVCGQVFPSGECHMVVAQSAYREGQDWVVYASSPLIPPYVDPWLAGIVIGAAVLMAVAITGIGHRIVNASLRPVSAIRAELDRITETCPERRVPLPPSRDEIHDLADSVNRTLARLETAMNQQRHFTSDASHELRTPIAAIRAEVEDALHAPEETSVPRLGNTVLSSLDRLEAIVGDLLTIARLEAGRAGQREPIDLAEFVASECERRPKPDKRFEYALEPGVVVTGDRFQLSRLLTNLIDNAERHAATTVAFHVRREPSCKRDAQRYPHGVAILEVVDNGPGIDPDKRELVFQRFTRLDKARDRDAGGTGLGLSIARQIAEAHDGTLQIEDSPHGSRFVLRLPLG
- a CDS encoding glycoside hydrolase family 65 protein, whose translation is MIRHPAFCVEPWSVRECRLDLDVLAQTESVFALSNGHVGLRGNLEEGEPYGEPGTYLGGFYEVRPLPYAETAYGYPESGQTVVNVTNGKVIRLLVDDEPFDVRYGTLHEHERVLDLRAGTLTRRALWSSPTGGQVRITSTRLVSFTHRAVAAIRYEVEAVDDSRHVVVQSELVANETRQYTSGDPRVAAPLESPLVLEENLPAKDGVAIMVHHTRASGLRVAAAMCHEIDGPDGTRIDAQGSADVSRVTVATRLPPGRRLRLVKFFSYGWSARRSRPAMHDQVVAALAAARLVGWDGLCSDQRQFLDAFWESADVEVEGDAEVQQAVRFGMFHLLQSAARLEDRPIPAKGLTGSGYDGHAFWDTEIFVLPVLTYTYPRAVADALSWRRSTLPMAEARATQLGLSGAAFPWRTIHGEECSGYWPAGTAAFHINADIAHAVTHYVDATGDTAFERDTGLPLLTGTARLWCALGHHESDGRYRIDGVTGPDEYSAVADNNVYTNLMAQQNLREAAEAAAGHPDLAARLGITEEEITRWRDAANAMTVCYDERLGVHQQSEGFTRHGVWNFAATKPDQYPLLLHFPYFDLYRRQVVKQADLVLALHLRGDAFTPEQKARDFAYYEALTVRDSSLSACTQAVIAAEVGQLELAGRYLGEAAMMDLADLERNTVDGLHMASLAGVWISLVAGFGGMRAGEGRMCFAPRLPPGVTRLGFRLRYRGSLLHVGVTSETTSYRLLEGPPITLTHHGEPFPLRTEPVTLPNPPAPAPRQQIHQPPGREPASRRPS